The following coding sequences lie in one Crassostrea angulata isolate pt1a10 chromosome 10, ASM2561291v2, whole genome shotgun sequence genomic window:
- the LOC128167446 gene encoding uncharacterized protein LOC128167446 — protein MALHINKQMTSSRLTEGKDERTKSSYRGNIRKPKKLLSDRFGSISNITTELGNREGDPCGTGVYPLTQELMDFEKGILKRKYDNLKVSVKLEGKDHCLIAPGFTHKKLTSNSPFCGINDHGLALKNNERSKIENSLNESSRKFGKHDRNLAGDNGLFNQGSTRAGKCDETIGRKGSYNNVANNSVPLTNAKLVNNTSEAPKRPFFYAEQNSVPPKKRFTIDHELRQNSHAEHKNKEDAVTNKPSGYHGSLQQGESTPSSIASEHNGSDTLMLFEGRTLLKGGVKPRHIPKTVVERDDKELPTDPRLQRPDYCMLNHIMEYKVLLWHKDWLFDYTKKLLEARKSNQMKREQERLNVCAMKDTSNEHTENKNVVELKDTTRMNKEQHDTKNSSSLILESKNVDTLKSVSPNLVENVRNRCVGAVQCFEYEHSRRKKEVVPNVYDPRLKNRSQKQMETSESHGRVNTFKLSASRKNSEKKDIKFHKYDAKHKFQKKKSPDGIQLSRGKTGAVLREDSRCNSPSFNAVDKEFKTLSTNSMHSNYYNKNLSPIYQDTQNYNSYQRHLPKTCRGSTDVNPIGKDRSQDIYPQFCQDNWY, from the coding sequence ATGGCACTGCACATAAATAAGCAGATGACATCCAGTAGACTTACAGAAGGAAAAGATGAGAGAACAAAATCATCATATCGTGGAAATATCAGGAAGCCCAAGAAATTATTGTCAGATAGATTTGGGTCAATCTCTAATATCACTACAGAATTGGGAAATCGTGAAGGAGACCCTTGTGGGACCGGTGTCTACCCTCTGACCCAAGAACTCATGGACTTTGAGAAGGGAATCCTGAAGAGAAAGTATGACAACTTAAAAGTGAGTGTGAAGTTGGAAGGAAAAGATCACTGTTTGATTGCACCAGGTTTTACACACAAGAAGCTCACATCCAATTCCCCATTTTGTGGGATAAACGATCATGGTTTagctttaaaaaacaatgaaagatCCAAAATAGAGAACAGTCTAAATGAGTCATCAAGAAAATTTGGGAAACATGATAGAAATTTAGCTGGGGATAATGGTCTGTTTAATCAGGGTTCTACCAGGGCAGGAAAATGTGATGAAACCATTGGAAGGAAGGGATCCTACAACAATGTTGCAAACAACTCTGTTCCATTGACTAATGCAAAGTTAGTCAACAATACATCTGAAGCTCCAAAAAGACCATTTTTCTATGCTGAACAGAACAGTGTTCCACCAAAAAAGAGATTCACCATTGATCATGAGTTGCGACAAAATTCACATGCAGAACACAAGAACAAAGAAGATGCAGTAACAAATAAACCCAGTGGTTATCACGGTAGTTTGCAGCAAGGAGAATCCACACCTTCATCCATTGCATCAGAACATAATGGTTCTGACACTTTAATGCTCTTTGAGGGAAGAACCCTGTTGAAGGGTGGTGTGAAACCTCGCCACATTCCCAAAACTGTTGTGGAAAGAGATGATAAGGAGCTTCCAACTGATCCACGACTCCAAAGACCAGATTATTGCATGCTTAATCATATTATGGAATATAAAGTACTGTTGTGGCACAAAGATTGGctttttgattacacaaaaaagttGCTAGAGGCCAGGAAGTCAAATCAAATGAAGAGAGAACAGGAAAGATTGAATGTTTGTGCGATGAAAGATACAAGCAATGAGCATACTGAGAATAAAAATGTTGTGGAATTAAAGGACACCACACGTATGAATAAAGAACAACATGATACAAAAAATAGCTCCAGCTtgattttggaaagtaaaaatgtGGACACTTTGAAGTCTGTTTCACCCAATCTTGTCGAAAATGTACGAAACAGATGTGTTGGAGCCGTGCAGTGTTTTGAATATGAACATTCACGTAGGAAAAAGGAAGTTGTACCAAATGTCTATGATCCGCGTCTTAAAAACAGATCTCAAAAGCAAATGGAGACCAGTGAAAGTCATGGCAGAGTAAATACATTCAAATTATCAGCATCGAGAAAGAATAGTGAGAAAAAAGACATAAAATTCCACAAGTATGATGCAAAGCACAAGTTTCAGAAGAAAAAATCACCGGATGGAATCCAACTTTCCCGTGGCAAGACTGGAGCGGTGTTAAGAGAGGATAGCAGGTGCAACTCCCCAAGTTTCAATGCAGTTGACAAAGAATTCAAAACATTATCAACAAACTCTATGCACTCAAACTATTACAACAAAAATCTGTCTCCAATTTATCAAGATACACAGAATTATAACAGTTACCAAAGGCATTTGCCTAAAACCTGCAGAGGCAGTACTGATGTGAACCCTATAGGAAAAGACAGAAGTCAGGACATTTATCCCCAGTTTTGTCAGGATAACTGGTACTGA